In one window of Prionailurus bengalensis isolate Pbe53 chromosome B3, Fcat_Pben_1.1_paternal_pri, whole genome shotgun sequence DNA:
- the SENP8 gene encoding sentrin-specific protease 8, translating into MDPVVLSYMDSLLRQSDVSLLDPPSWLNDHIIGFAFEYFANSQFHDCSDHVCFISPEVTQFIKCTSNQAEIAMFLEPLDLPNKRVVFLAINDNSNEAAGGTHWSLLVYVQDKNSFLHYDSHSRSNSVHAKQVAEKLEAFLGRKGDKLAFVEERAPAQQNSYDCGMYVICNTEALCQNFFRQQPESLLQLLTPTYITKKRGEWKDLIARLAKN; encoded by the coding sequence ATGGACCCTGTAGTTTTGAGTTACATGGACAGTCTACTGCGGCAATCAGATGTCTCGCTGTTGGATCCTCCAAGCTGGCTCAATGACCATATTATTGGATTTGCCTTTGAGTACTTTGCCAACAGTCAGTTTCATGACTGCTCTGACCATGTCTGCTTCATCAGTCCCGAAGTTACCCAGTTCATCAAGTGCACTAGCAACCAAGCAGAGATTGCCATGTTCCTTGAACCCCTAGACCTCCCCAACAAGAGAGTTGTATTTTTAGCCATCAATGATAATTCCAATGAGGCAGCTGGGGGAACCCATTGGAGTTTGTTGGTTTATGTCCAAGATAAAAATAGCTTTCTTCATTATGATTCCCATAGCAGAAGCAACTCAGTTCATGCAAAGCAGGTAGCAGAGAAACTGGAGGCTTTCTTaggcagaaaaggagacaaaCTAGCCTTTGTGGAAGAGAGAGCCCCTGCTCAACAAAACAGCTATGACTGTGGGATGTATGTGATATGTAACACTGAGGCCTTGTGTCAGAACTTCTTTAGGCAACAACCAGAATCACTACTGCAGCTACTCACTCCTACATACATCACAAAGAAAAGGGGGGAATGGAAAGATCTCATTGCCAGACTTGCCAAAAATTAG